ttttttttaattagtctTCTCAACAATGAGCTGAAAAAACTTAATGAAAAGTCTACCACCTCCTTTATTTAgcacaatattttaaattttagccAATTTGACCATGAAGTTACTTGCAATGAATCCAAGTAAAAATTTACCTTAAAATATATTCATAATTAAAACTAACAATTATGATGTTGTTAAACTGGGAAGACTTTTTTGGACAGAAGAGGCTTTTCTACAGCAAAGTGCAAAATGCTCTGTCAGCAGCGTAGTAAGGTTGTGTACTCAAAGtgtaaaaacaaaacactgaaaGCCAGAATAAACCTCAGTTTTTCTTTATACGGTggaatatttttgttgtttctgaCAGACTCAATAAGATGCCcagtgtattttaaaaagtattagAGTAGGTGATTTTGTTTACACATTTGCATGTTGTTTGGCACTGCTAGATGGTAGTCCACAAAATACCAAGTTACCAGAAGTCCCAAGGGTAGAAACACTTTTGCCCTTCTCCCCCCTCTTTGTTCTCCAAAACTCAAAACAAACGGAGCTATAAAGTGCACAACAAATGTGGCATTCTGTGACGCAGCCTTCTGTATTCATTTAGCCTACAGTTTCACAGCTATGAAATCAAACACACACAGTATGTGAGAAAGTTTTATCATTTTAGAATCAAAATATCccttaaaatatttacattttacaGTAAAAAGGATAGCAAAACACAAAGTAATGTACAAGCTCAGGTATTCAAGTTTTTGAAGCATGGAAAATGGTGGGAGAAATGAATTTACTACTACAAATAATTCTCAAGAATTTAGGTTAGAAATGCTTTCTCATTAAAACAAGTGCAGTTTAAAGCAGTAACATTCGAGCAGCTCAGCCTTCCAATTTCTGGTCACAAATTGCTTCAGATGCTTAGGAAAAACTTGAAATATAATATAACGAAATACacttgagtttttttttgtactactgaataatttaaaaaaaaccccaaacttttcACACCACCAAACATATTACATTTTGTCATAATGTGTGGATTCTGAGGCTTTGCTGCAGTCTTTAAAAACAGTGCAATTTAAAAACAAGGGTATTGTATGAAAACGACCTTTAAAATTATCAGGGCATCTTAAAACAGAAGAGAGCACAAATTACCAAAGGCAGCAACTATACTGCAGACTTGACTAAAGCCAACTTCCTCAGCTAAGAAAATTCCTAAGCCTTTATTGCatattaataaaaagaaatctttaaaaTTTTGAATATACAGCAatgtaaaatttttaaaatattaaactcCTACTTCTAGCGATAGTTGGTATAATGAAAAAAAGGATGAGTATTGGTACATTGAGTGGTACCAAAACACAGACTTGTTTCTGCAAAACACCAACACAGAATAAAAAACAATGGCACAATCCTAGCAGGCTCTCTTTTTTTGTCATACAAAGTTTTACGACATTACTCTAACAGTTTATTTAAATAGGATTTTAAAAGACTGCCTGCATCTTTTTACCTTTTGCTTTTAGTTCTGTCACTGTGGTCCctatgtctctctctgttcttTTCACTTTCTCGTTCTCTATGCTTGTCTTtgcttttctccctctccttaTCTTTTTCATGAACCTGTTCATCACTTTTAGGCTTCTCTgtctttttttctggatttctaGTCTCTCTGGGGCTTTTTCCATCAGCAGCTCTATCACTGTGTGGGGATCGCGCTCTTTCTTTGTCTCTCTGTCCTTCCTCTCTACTCTTCcgctctctctctttttcctggTTTCTGTCTCTGCGCCTGTTTCTTTCGGAATCTTGCTCCCAGTATTTTTCATTGCTCCATTCTTTTTCATGTCTGTCTTTTTTTTGGTGATGGGTTTCACTGTAAAGTCTTTGTCGATCATTTTTTCCTCTACTGAATCCTCTCTCTAAATGCTGTTCTTCTCTGCCCCAAGGATCGCTGTGGCGTCTTTCTGGTCTCCTACTGTCTTTACTCTGAAAAAAATTTTCTGGTCCCAAAAATCTTGATTGTTTGTGAGCCACTGGTAGCCCTTGTGCAATGGGTCCAGCATACTGTGGTGGCTGACCTGATAAATGAGCTACTGGTGGCCATGGCATCATTGGATTTTGAGGAAAACCAAagccaggaggaggaagaagcggAGGTGGTAAATGAGGAGGAAATCCAAACATAGGGTTGTTTTGTGGAGGGAAGTTATGAGGTACAGGAGCCTGAAACTGAAATCCAGGTGGATTAGATTTAGAATGCTGAAAATTCTGCTGAGGAGGTCCAACAGATGAGAAGCTGCCACTTGCAACAGGGCTTGGGACTTTGGAAATAAATTCAGAACGAGAAGAGTTTTCAGTTTCAAAATGAGATGAAGTTGTGGCTTGTCCTCTTCTAAATGAGTTCACTGTTTCAATATTTTGCATCAATCCATCTTCCTGTGAGTGTTTGGTATCTTCTGCTTGTGATGCAACTGTGTTATCTGCCTTAGCTGCAGCTGAACTGAACGGTGTCTCATTGGTTGGAGTCTCACTTTGATACAGGTTTAAGCCCCCTTCTCCAGAAAGCTGTTTATTCTCTGGTTCTCCTTGATCATTTCCTGAAGCATTTTGTCGGTCTTCATTTCTGCTAACATCTCCATCcttgttttctgaaatattaGTCTGCTGGCTTCGTCCAGCTGCCTGTCGTGGGTCCCTTTTAAGATTAATAAATGGTGGTAATTTAGAGGTATTAGCAGTAGTACCTTCAGCAGAGCCTACATTAACATTGTTCTCACTGGgcttttttcctgaatttgaTGAGGAAGAAAAGCTGGAATTTGTGCTCCTTCTAACTTCCTGTGCAACACTATCTTTGTCTGGTATCTGTCGCTTTGAGTCATTTTCCTTACTTTCTTCAGTTTCCTTATTCTGTGCCTGAGCAGACAAATTTGCTAAAAATGCTTCTGTGGAGACATCTGGAGGTTTTCCCTTAAGAGTCAGCCCTATCAAAGAACCAGTACTTCTTGCAGAACTTGAGGTCCCTACAGCTGCTGCATCTACAGTTGCAGCAGCATTAGTGGATTCTTGAGGATCATCCAAACCAGTCTTTGCTTCACCAGCTTCAGCAGTTACCTCAGCAACATCCATGGTTTCTTCTTTCAAGGCTGCCTGTTCATTTAATAATGGTATGCCTTCACTAGCACCTGCTTCTGACTTGCCGTGCTCATACACCTGCCCTGTTGTGCCCAACAGGCTTTGAAGAATATCATCCACTGGCAACGGTTTATTTGCTAGCTCCAAAGTAGAAGGCTGATTTTCCCATCCAACCAGGACTCCAGGAAGAAACCTGAGAGGCTTTGGTGGCTCATGTTTGGTACTTTCCACCAACGGTTCAATAACTGCTGGAGCATCGTCTGTATTAGACTGCTGTGGTTTATTTCTCTGCTTGTGCAGCACAGTTgtgaaggaattaaaaaaattattttcctcttcttcttctagTGCCAAATCATGATGTGAGACTTCAGGTTTGCTTGGcttgcttttcttctctggTGGCAAGCTACTCAAGGTACTTTCAGCAGCTTCATCTGCAAAACTACTGGTTACACTTGAAACAGCAGTAATCTGCCTCTTCATCTTCTGGCGAATTATCAATCCCAGTAATAAATTTGGTCGATGTATTTCAATCCCTGTACAAAATTGCAACAGCAATTTATCATCTCTTTGTATTTTGGTTAAGGCaaaaattttaacaaaaataacCCCCATACACTTACAATATACTATCAAAAGTATTAATCTTATAGCATTTGAATTTGTTCTGCTTGTCATGTTAAACATTAACAAtacttaataaaaatatatatttccaGTATTAAAAGCACTGCAACTTAAGATTGGTTCAAGTACACTATAACTTCCAAACAGAGAATATGAGACAGATAGGACATCTAATCTCATCAGAATCAGCATGGGAGTTAAACATCAGTCTAACTGAGCTACAACATGGTAACAGTGGTAGCAAAGTataataggggaaaaaaaaagtaaacagaaCAATTGCAAACAAAAAGTCTCCTCATCAATTTGTATTGGACATACTCCTTCAAAGATTTACCGGGAAAAATTTCAGAAATGTTTCCCTCATTCCAGGAAAGGTGCTGTGTTTCAAAGCATACTATTACCCATCTCCTCACCATCTATTTTGTTCCATATAATGGCAAAAGAAAATAGTTCTAGCTCTTTCTCTCTTCATTTTGGCCTTGCTTATCTCAAAAAGAAAGATTATCCACAAATTTTTATAACCAAGATAAACTGACGTAAAGTAACTCAAGCATACACAGATCAACACAAGTGTACACAGATCATATCAAGACCTTCTTTTCCTTGCCCATCTATGTTTTAAACTTTCAATGTATTTTTTGGTAAGGAACTTTGGAATACTtgggaaaaaagataaaaacaattaaaataattaaaaatactgttttaaatTGAGAGTACCAATTTGGAACTAATGACTTCTACCATAGTCCACTTGTGTAACTCAGTTTACTGACATTGAAACCTACAAAGCCTCCTGTGTTAGAAAAAGAAGGTAGCAGACATAAAACAAGGTTGTAAACACTAATCTTTTCATCTTTGAAGTATCACAATAATCTAGCAAGGGGAAATTAATGTCTTTTCAAGGAAACTAATATAATAATGCTATGGAAAACTCATTCCATATTTGAATAAAAtagcatttttaaatttcatttcctCTTATTGCCAACTTCTCTAAGTAGCGTTATGATCAcaaaattccaaattccaaGCTGTACTTACCAGGCCCATCAAAAGGCACAAGGTGATGAGGGACTTTGTCTGAGGAACCTAAAGGGATGAGGTACAAATCTTTCACTTGCTTCATATTATTGGCCGCTACACCGTAACGTTTTCTACTGCTGAAATAGGCGA
This sequence is a window from Zonotrichia albicollis isolate bZonAlb1 chromosome 3, bZonAlb1.hap1, whole genome shotgun sequence. Protein-coding genes within it:
- the PHF3 gene encoding PHD finger protein 3 isoform X4; translated protein: MVGCGRCDDWFHGDCVGLSLSQAQQMGEEDKEYVCVKCCAEEDKKMECFDQNVPDTQVKLEHKEEKAIECEKLGVSKQTPTCNLNTAAEKTKQTEDTGKHKVKIFRRESGDGKNLPESRDSDTKKGQHVPARKGSQTTAIPRRSPEDKNEKISKESLSTMERSTKSGVHEKQENKKKKNEKGSSSATHLPASKPSADQIRQSVKQSLKEILMKRLTDSSLKIPEERAAKVATRIERELYSFFRDTDAKYKNKYRSLMFNLKDPKNNILFKKVLKGEVTPDHLIKMSPEELASKELAAWRQRENRHTIEMIEKEQREVERRPITKITHKGEIEIESETPMKEQEEVMEIQEPNTKLFEKSEEAEKDKEINESASPDTTSQHKNHLFDLNCKICIGRMAPPTDDVSGKKVKVSVGVARKQSDNEAESIADALSSTSSILASELLEDDKQDSSKSFTPLPKSETPGTVECESLFLARLNFIWKGFINMPSVAKFVIKAYPVSGSFEYLTEDLPDSIQVGGRISPHTVWDYVEKIKASGTKEICVVRFTPVTEEDQISYALLFAYFSSRKRYGVAANNMKQVKDLYLIPLGSSDKVPHHLVPFDGPGIEIHRPNLLLGLIIRQKMKRQITAVSSVTSSFADEAAESTLSSLPPEKKSKPSKPEVSHHDLALEEEEENNFFNSFTTVLHKQRNKPQQSNTDDAPAVIEPLVESTKHEPPKPLRFLPGVLVGWENQPSTLELANKPLPVDDILQSLLGTTGQVYEHGKSEAGASEGIPLLNEQAALKEETMDVAEVTAEAGEAKTGLDDPQESTNAAATVDAAAVGTSSSARSTGSLIGLTLKGKPPDVSTEAFLANLSAQAQNKETEESKENDSKRQIPDKDSVAQEVRRSTNSSFSSSSNSGKKPSENNVNVGSAEGTTANTSKLPPFINLKRDPRQAAGRSQQTNISENKDGDVSRNEDRQNASGNDQGEPENKQLSGEGGLNLYQSETPTNETPFSSAAAKADNTVASQAEDTKHSQEDGLMQNIETVNSFRRGQATTSSHFETENSSRSEFISKVPSPVASGSFSSVGPPQQNFQHSKSNPPGFQFQAPVPHNFPPQNNPMFGFPPHLPPPLLPPPGFGFPQNPMMPWPPVAHLSGQPPQYAGPIAQGLPVAHKQSRFLGPENFFQSKDSRRPERRHSDPWGREEQHLERGFSRGKNDRQRLYSETHHQKKDRHEKEWSNEKYWEQDSERNRRRDRNQEKERERKSREEGQRDKERARSPHSDRAADGKSPRETRNPEKKTEKPKSDEQVHEKDKEREKSKDKHRERESEKNRERHRDHSDRTKSKR
- the PHF3 gene encoding PHD finger protein 3 isoform X3, whose product is MDVKHERKSLTRFMVGCGRCDDWFHGDCVGLSLSQAQQMGEEDKEYVCVKCCAEEDKKMECFDQNVPDTQVKLEHKEEKAIECEKLGVSKQTPTCNLNTAAEKTKQTEDTGKHKVKIFRRESGDGKNLPESRDSDTKKGQHVPARKGSQTTAIPRRSPEDKNEKISKESLSTMERSTKSGVHEKQENKKKKNEKGSSSATHLPASKPSADQIRQSVKQSLKEILMKRLTDSSLKIPEERAAKVATRIERELYSFFRDTDAKYKNKYRSLMFNLKDPKNNILFKKVLKGEVTPDHLIKMSPEELASKELAAWRQRENRHTIEMIEKEQREVERRPITKITHKGEIEIESETPMKEQEEVMEIQEPNTKLFEKSEEAEKDKEINESASPDTTSQHKNHLFDLNCKICIGRMAPPTDDVSGKKVKVSVGVARKQSDNEAESIADALSSTSSILASELLEDDKQDSSKSFTPLPKSETPGTVECESLFLARLNFIWKGFINMPSVAKFVIKAYPVSGSFEYLTEDLPDSIQVGGRISPHTVWDYVEKIKASGTKEICVVRFTPVTEEDQISYALLFAYFSSRKRYGVAANNMKQVKDLYLIPLGSSDKVPHHLVPFDGPGIEIHRPNLLLGLIIRQKMKRQITAVSSVTSSFADEAAESTLSSLPPEKKSKPSKPEVSHHDLALEEEEENNFFNSFTTVLHKQRNKPQQSNTDDAPAVIEPLVESTKHEPPKPLRFLPGVLVGWENQPSTLELANKPLPVDDILQSLLGTTGQVYEHGKSEAGASEGIPLLNEQAALKEETMDVAEVTAEAGEAKTGLDDPQESTNAAATVDAAAVGTSSSARSTGSLIGLTLKGKPPDVSTEAFLANLSAQAQNKETEESKENDSKRQIPDKDSVAQEVRRSTNSSFSSSSNSGKKPSENNVNVGSAEGTTANTSKLPPFINLKRDPRQAAGRSQQTNISENKDGDVSRNEDRQNASGNDQGEPENKQLSGEGGLNLYQSETPTNETPFSSAAAKADNTVASQAEDTKHSQEDGLMQNIETVNSFRRGQATTSSHFETENSSRSEFISKVPSPVASGSFSSVGPPQQNFQHSKSNPPGFQFQAPVPHNFPPQNNPMFGFPPHLPPPLLPPPGFGFPQNPMMPWPPVAHLSGQPPQYAGPIAQGLPVAHKQSRFLGPENFFQSKDSRRPERRHSDPWGREEQHLERGFSRGKNDRQRLYSETHHQKKDRHEKEWSNEKYWEQDSERNRRRDRNQEKERERKSREEGQRDKERARSPHSDRAADGKSPRETRNPEKKTEKPKSDEQVHEKDKEREKSKDKHRERESEKNRERHRDHSDRTKSKR